The genomic DNA TTCTTCAGCCCTGATAATATGGCTGATCTTCATCTGCATATCATCTACCACGCTGGCAAAATTGTAAGTAGGCTGACCGTTTGATTTAACAATTATAAAATCATCCAGGTGTTCATTTTCGAAACTTACTTCTCCTCTGATCTCATCGTGAACAACGGTTGAACCGAAATCCGGAGTGATCAGCCTGATAACCGGTTTTCGACCTTCTTTTTCAAAGACATCTATCCTGTCCTGAGTAAGATTTCTACAGATTCCCGGATAGAGATATGTCTTGTTTTCCTTTCTGGCTTCCTCTCTTCCGGCAGCCAATTCTTCCACACTACAGTAGCATTGATAAGCTTTACCTTCTACTAGCAGTCTGTTTGCTTCTTTCTGATATTCTTTCAACCTTTGTGACTGGTAATAGGGACCTTCGTCCCAGTTAAGTCCAAGCCACGACATCGATTCGATCAGTTTATCAATATACTCATTACGGGATCTCTCCGTATCGGTATCATCTATGCGCAGCACAAAAGTACCTTTTTCTTTTCGGACGAATAACAAATTAAACAACGCAGTCCGGGCTCCACCGATATGCAGTTCACCGGTTGGGCTCGGAGCAAATCTTACCCTCACTTCTGGCACTATAACACCTCGCTAATATAATATTTTTAATTCAGGATTGAAAGTAATATACCGGCGGCCACTGCTGAGCCAATTACACCGGCTACATTTGGACCCATAGCATGCATTAGTAAATAATTATTCGGATTTTCCCGTTTTCCAACTGTCTGTGATACCCTTGCTGCCATCGGAACTGCAGAAACGCCTGCCGAACCGATTAAGGGATTTATATTACCCTTTGTAATCACATTTAAAAGTTTTCCCATCAAAACCCCTGCTGCAGTCCCGAAAGCAAAGGCTACCAACCCAAGCAAGATGATTTTGATTGTATCAGGAGTCAAAAAATAAGCTGCAGTTGCTTTTGCCCCGACGGTCAGTCCCAAAAATATTACAACAATGTTGTTTAGTTCATTTTGAGCCGCCTTGCTCAAACGTTCAGTAACTCCGGATTCCCTGAGTAGGTTTCCAAACATCAGCATGCCGAGAAGTGGTAGAGCTGCAGGCAATAACAAACCGGTAATGATAATAACGATGATAGGAAACATGATCTTCTCAGTTTTTGATACCGGTCGCAGTTGTTTCATGACTATCTGTCGCTCTTTTTTACTGGTCAGCATGCGCATTATTGGTGGTTGAATAACCGGAACCAACGCCATATAAGAATATGCGGCAATGGCAATTGAGCCTAATAATTCAGGGGCCAGACGGGTAGCTATGAATATGGCTGTTGGTCCATCTGCACCACCGATAATCCCGATTGCTCCGGCCTGTTGAGCCGTAAACCCCAGGTAGAAAGCTCCGACAAAAGTTAAAAATATACCAAATTGAGCAGCAGCGCCCAGGAGCAAGGTAATCGGGTTGGCAATCAAAGGTCCAAAATCTGTAAGTGCTCCCACACCGAGAAATATCAATGGTGGATATATTCCTAGTTCCAGCCCCAGTGAAAGATAGTATAGCAGGCCACCTAACTGCTGATCAACAGCAGGTGCCATCAGGTTTCCAAGAGGTAAATTAACCAACAAAATACCGAAACTGATCGGGACCAATAGCAATGGTTCATATTTCTTTACTATCCCAAGGTACAGAAGTATACCGGCGATAATAATCATAATTACGTCGTTAATCTGGATATTTAAAAAACCGGTTGTTGATAAAAATTCAATAAGAAGATCAATCATAACAGCTCAACCCCTTTCGATCAATCATGATAAGATTACTAAGAAAGCATAATCAAGGGGTCTCCGCTGTTTACTGTGTCGCCTTTTTTGACCAGCACAGCTGAAACCGTACCATTCTGTGGAGCTGTAAGTTCATTTTCCATTTTCATCGCTTCCAGAATCAAAAGAATGTCACCTTCACTGACTTTATCACCAACCTGCACCGGAACATCAAGTACGGAACCGGGCATGGGAGCTTTTACCTCCAATCCATTCCCGGCTGCCGGCTGTAGGAGATCTTTTTCCTTACTTTCAGAAACCGGGTTTTCTTTCTCGATCATCGGTGCTGGAGTTACAACTGGTTTTGCAGCAATCTCCTCTTCGGAAGTTCCTACAGTTTTCTGTTCAGCTGTAACTTCCGTTTCCTCAACCTCTACTAAATAAGTATGACCATCAACTGTTACCTTAAATTTTTTCACGTTTCTTACTCCTCCTCATCTGATCAATCATCAGGTTGCTATCCATCAACTCTTTTCGTCCATTTATTTTCCAGCTCGTAGTGGAACCTGACCAGCCGGACTTAACCGCAACTGTTATCGGTTTTTTAAATTTCAAAGCTTTATCATATTGCAGATACTGGTACACAGCACCAATAATGGCAGCAACACGTCTGCCTTCGTCATCGCCGACGTTTTTTAACAACTGTGCAGATATATCTCCGCCTGAAACCACACGCTCTGGTTTACTTTTGCCTTGTTGGTTAAAGACCTTGCTGAACATGGAGAGAATTCCATAGAGCAGAAAAAGTATAACCATGACAACCATAAATCCAACAACCATTACCTGCATTGCAAAATTTAATTTTTCCATATATCTCGCTGTCCCTCCATTAGAGCATATAACTGATTTTAGCATTTTCTCCTGTTGATGAAAAGAGCAATCCTTTATTTACCTGCCGCTTCTTTAAGCTTTCGGTAAAATTCATAATCGATCGCGAAATGCTTTGGATAGGCCGGCTTATCTCTTGACTCACCGTGAAAATCAGAACCACCGGTTATAATCAGGTTGTTAGCAGCAGCAACTTTAGAATAATATTGAATCATCGACCTGCCGTGATCCGGATGGTATACTTCGATACCGTCTAATCCCAATTTTATCAAATATTTTATACGGTCAATGCACTTTTCTCCAGGATGGGCAATAACTTTGACTGCTCCGGATTCCTTCAGTAAACTCATTGTTTCAGCTGTGCTTAAAGTTTTACGCTCATAGTAGGCCGGTCTGTTCCATCCCAAATATAAGGAAAAAGCCTCTTCTAGGTTCTGGACATATCTTTTATTTAGCATAACCCGGGCCAGGTGCAGCCGGCCTGGAGCAGCCGCTCCGGCTTCCCTTTCTATATCGCCTTTAGATAAATTGAATTTCATCTTTTGGAGACGCTCGATAATTATATCCATCCTTCTTAGTCTTTCTTCTCTCAATAAAACCAGTGCATCATTAAGGATCTTTAACTTTTCCGGATAGTAACCCAATAAGTGAATTTCAGTATCATTTTCAATAACGCTTATTTCTACTCCGGGCACAAATTCAATCTTTGCTGCTGATACAGCTTCAGCTGCTTCTTTTAGTCCCTCAATTGAATCGTGATCAGTTAATGCGACAGCCTTTATTCCAGATTTAGCAACAATTGTAATCAACTCGGTAGGTGTAAATAATCCATCAGAATAATTGCTGTGCATATGCAGATCAATAGTTTTATTAGTATTATGCATCTTCACCTGATCCTATATATTAATAATATTTTTAAATCAAATAAAATAATCTCATAGAAAAAACCCTCCCGAAGTATAAAACAGGAGGGTGTTTCAATCGCTTAATTTTTCTTGTCGATTGAGCCTAGCGAGGTTCGATAATTAATTTAATCGCTGTTCGTTCTTCGCCATCAATCTCAATATCCGTAAAGGCCGGGATGCATATTAAGTCGATGCCTCCTGGAGCGACAAATCCTCTTGCTATGGCAACCGCTTTGACTGCCTGGTTAAGAGCCCCCGCTCCTATAGTTTGAATTTCTGCGCCTCCTCTTTCCCTAAGCACTCCAGCCAGAGCACCTGCTACGGAATTAGGATTAGACTTTGCTGAGACTTTTAATACTTCCATTGTAATGTTCCTCCCTTGCGGATTTACATACAATATTCGGCCTAATAAATAAAAGTCCTGCCAGAATTATATGAATAATTCGATATACTTTAAAATATTTCAGAGATAGGTTTTATTTCCAGCGCTTTTCCGGAACCTATATCCAGATCGATAATAACTGCATTAAACAAAACCTTGCCTTCGGAAATCTCCAGCTTATGAGGTAACCTTGTAATGAACCTCTGCAGCGCTCCTTCTATATCTACACCCAGGATTGAATCATATTTACCGACCATACCGACATCTGATATAAACGCAGTTCCCCGGTTTAGGATTCTGCAATCCGCGGTTTGAACATGGCTGTGAGTACCGAGCACCGCGCTTACTTTTCCATCAAGGTACCAACCCATTGCCTGCTTTTCCGAGGTCGCCTCTGCATGAAAGTCTACTATTATTAGATTGGTTTCTTTCTTCAGATTCTTAATCTCACGTTCTGCAGCCCTGAAGGGGCAATCTGCAGGGTTCATGAAAACACGACCGATCAAATTTATAACGCCTATTTTTACGTTCTCTTTTATTAATACTGCTGCACCACGGCCGGGTGTTGTATTAGTTGGTAAATTAGCCGGGCGGATGAGACCTTCTTCACGCTCCAAGATATTGTATATATCTTTTCTATCCCAGGTGTGGTTACCTCCTGTAATCAGATCTATTCCCATATCAATCAATTCAGCATATACTTTTTCTGTTATTCCAGCTCCGCCGGCAGCATTTTCACCATTGGCAATAACCAGATCAATCTCATTTTTCGATATAATCTTTTGTAGGTGATTTGCTAAATAATTTCTTGCAGGTTTACCAACAATATCCCCGATAAATAGAATACGCATATCCTTCTCCTTTAAAAGGGCAATATATATAATCGGCACTGAAAGCTTACTGCAATTAGAATCTTCCTGTTTAAGCTCCAGTGCCGAATCTTTTTACTTTAATTCAACGCAGCTTACTTGGCGTAATCGACTGCTCTTGTTTCGCGGATTACGGTTACCTTAATCTGTCCGGGATATTCAAGTTCACTTTCTATTTTCTTAACAATATCACGAGCCACCTGGATAGACTTGTAATCATCGATCCGGTCCGGCTTGACCATTATTCTGATCTCACGGCCGGCGTGAATGGCATATGCTTTTTCTACACCATCAAATGAATCTGCAATATTTTCAAGATTTTCAAGCCTTTTGATATAAGCCTCCAGCGTTTCTCTACGCGCACCTGGACGAACAGCTGATATTGCATCAGCTGACTGAATTAGAACAGCCTCCAGTGTATGAAAATCTGTATCACCATGGTGTGCAGCAATAGCATTGATTATGCCCGGAGATTCTTTATATTTCTTGGCCAGTTCGGCACCGATAAAGACGTGGGATCCTTCTGTTTCATGGTCTATGGCTTTACCGATATCATGCAGCAGTCCAGCTCGTTTCGCAAATGTTACATCAAGCCCCAGTTCAGCTGCCATTATACCAGCTAAATGGGCTACTTCAATAGAATGCTGCAGGACATTTTGCCCATAACTGGTCCTGAAACGAAGTTTCCCCAGCAGATTAACTATTTCAGGATGAAGTCCGTGAACCCTTGTTTCAAAGGTCGCTCTTTCACCCTCTTCCTTAATCTGGGCATCAACTTCTTTGCGGGTTTTTTCAACGATCTCTTCTATTCTGGCGGGATGTATACGTCCATCGCTGACCAGTTTTTCAAGAGATAGGCGGGCCACCTCGCGTCGGATCGGGTCAAATCCGGAAATAATTACTGCTTCCGGGGTATCATCAATAATTAAGTCTATGCCGGTGAGGGTTTCAAGAGCCCTGATATTCCTCCCTTCCCTGCCGATAATGCGTCCTTTCATTTCATCATTGGGCAGAGATACAACCGATACCGTTGATTCAGATACATGGTCGGCTGCGCATCTTTGAATAGCCAGAGTGACAATTTCTCTTGCCTTTTTATCTCCTTCAGCTTTTGCCTGATTTTCAAGATCCCTGACCATCATTAGTAACTCGTGTTCTATTTCTTCCTTTACCCGCTGCATTAAAAGTTCTTTAGCATCTTCCGAGGTCATTCCGGATACTCGCTCCAACTCAGCAAGCTGTTTCTGGTGTATCTCTTCAAGTTGAACACGAACAGTATTGTTTTCTTCTTCTTTTGTCCGGAGTTCCTCTTCTTTTCTCTCCATGTTGGAAATTTTTCGATCAAGACCCTCTTCTTTCTGCAATAAACGTCTTTCAAGACGCTGTAGCTCTGCACGTCTTTCTTTACTTTCTTTTTCAATTTCATTGCGCAGTCGGTGAGCTTCTTCTTTTGCTTCCAGTTCTTTTTCTCTTTTCAGAGCGTTTGCTTTTTCATCAGCTTCTTCAACTATTTTCTTGGCAGCTGACTCAGCAGAAGATATCTTTGCTTCTGCAATCAGTTTTCTGATAAAATAACCGCCTGCAATACCGATAACCAGGGCGGCTAAACTCATTAATATACTTTCCTGCATTTCGGTCACCCCCATTTCTTAGTATGGTTATGATATAGTAATCAATAAAAATATAAGCTGTGTCCAGGACACAGCTTAAAAGAGAAAGTTTTGGAAAAGGGTACAACTATCCCTTAACCTTTGTTATCTTATGCTTTTGTTATCTATCCTCAGTGCGTTACGCACCAGGCTTTCTCTTATCAGTCATGAACTGAACTACCGTTCAAGAATTAATTCTACATTTACAATTTTAGCCTTTACATAATTTTATGTCAAGGAAAGATTACTGCTAATAATTTTTATACTTTACTGCGTCAAGAATAACTCCATCCTGAAATCCACGCCTCTTCAAAAAAGATACTTCTTTACTGAAACTGCTTTCCCGATCTTCTTCTCTACCGGTTGTATTTCTTCTTCTATCAAGAAGCTCTTTTGCTCTTGCCAGGTCTTCTTCGTAATCAAACATCTCTTCAATTTTTTCCTCTAACAGATATCTGTCAATGCCTTTTTGTTTTAATTCATATCGAACGCGATTAATTCCCTGTCCTTTTGATTTTCGGTAATTTATAAATTCCCTGGTAAATTTATCATCATCAATATATCCGAATTCTTCTATCTTTTTAACAGTTTTCTCAATCAGGACAGCAGAATAACCTTTTTTCTTCAGGTAGTCTACAACTTCTTTTCTGCTTCGTGCTCGATATGTAAGATACCGTAAAACCTGGTTAAGAGCCTTTTTAAATATTACCTGATCTTCCAATGCAGTCAACTCCGGTATTAATCCTTATCAGGTTGTTTTACGTCATTATTATCTTTTCCATTACTTTCAGCAATAGTAACCGGCAATCCGGCAAGTTCCCTGACTTTCTGCTCTATTTCTTTCCTAATTGATGTATTCTCTTTCAGGTAATCCCTGACATTTTCTTTCCCCTGACCCAGTCTTTCTTCGCCGTATGAATACCACGCACCGCTTTTAGTAATTACATTATGTTCAAGACCGAGATCTATAATAGAGCCTTCTGCAGAAATTCCCGTGCCATAGAGTATATCGAATTCGGCTATTTTAAACGGCGGGGCAACCTTATTCTTTACCACTTTAACCCGTGTTCTGTTGCCAATTATCTGATCAGAGCCGATCTTTAAAGATTCTATCCTCCTGACATCCAGACGGACTGATGAATAAAACTTTAATGCCCTACCTCCGGGTGTAACTTCCGGGTTACCGAACATTACCCCTACTTTTTCTCTGATCTGATTGATAAATACTGCACAGGTTCTCGATTTGCTGATTACGCCGGAAAGCTTACGCAGTGCCTGCGACATCAATCTTGCCTGCAGCCCCACATGCGCATCACCCATTTCCCCTTCTATTTCTGCTCTCGGCACCAATGCCGCAACCGAGTCAATAACCAGGATGTCAATTGCTCCACTGCGCACAAGAGCTTCCGCAATTTCAAGGGCTTGCTCTCCTGTATCAGGCTGTGATACAAGTAATTCATCCAGATTTACACCGAGATTTGTCGCATATTGGGGGTCCAGTGCATGTTCGGCATCGATAAATGCAGCATATCCGCCCAATTTCTGAGCTTCGGCAATTACATGGAGCGCTACAGTAGTTTTTCCTGATGATTCCGGTCCAAATATCTCGATCACCCTACCTCTGGGCATACCTCCTACTCCAAGGGCAACATCCAGTGATAGGCTTCCGGTTGGAATTATTCCAATATCCTGTCTCGCATCCTGCCCAAGTTTCATAACCGAACCCTTGCCAAACTGCTTTTCAATCTGAACCAGGGCTGCTTCCAGTGCTTTTTCCTTTTCCAAATGATTTTACCTCCTTTATAAGGGTTCTTTTACTGATAATTTCTTTCAAAATTCGCTATTTCCTGCCCTTATTTACAAGATACATAATCATTGTTTCATATTAAAGAGAAATTTAATTATTCGCCCAGTTGGCTTGAATATAACCTGTTATATACCGCACCATGCTTAGTTAATCTGCTTTGATACAAAATAACCTCACAAATATTATTTGGCGGAGATTCAAAATATTCTTCCTGCTCCAGAAATATTTTTACCAATTTATCTGGCAGGGGATATCTTGCCCTTCCGATAGTCAGATGCGGTCGGTAATCTCTTTTTTCCGGTTCAAAACCATACAGGATTAACTCTGAATCGATACTGGAGGCCAGCCTGTTTAAAGCTTCCTTTCCTCTGCTTACATCCACCCAAAAGATCCTCGCCCTCGATAAATTCGGAAAAACTCCACAGCCTCCAAATACAGTCTCAATAGGCTCATAATTCATGAATGCCTTGTCCATAGCGCTTTTAATCTCTGTTATCTTGTGTTCTTCAGTTTCACCTATAAACTTTAACGTCAGGTGCATCCCTTCCGGTTTTACCCATTTGATTCCTTCCAGGTATTCTGAAGCCCTGTGCTGCATATTGAGCACTTCGTGTTTCTGCTTATCCGATAAATCAACAGCAATAAATAATCGAAGCACTCCATTCCCCGGACTATTCATTTATATTCACTTCCCTGAGCAAACTTCTCCGCAATAAATCTATCGATAATTGGACAGCCCTCTCCTTGATTCCCCTTCTTGCACCAGGAAGATTCAACTCTTGGCAACTGCAACCGCCAGGTGAATCAATAGCCACATAAACCAGGCCCACCGGTTTATTTGTTGAATCGCTCTCCGGGCCGGCCAACCCTGTAATACCGATGCCAAAGTCTGTATTAAATTTATTTCTTACCGCTGACGCCATCTTATAGGCGGTTTGCTCACTGACTTCACCGTTAATTTCCAGGTCTGTACGATCAAGGCCAAGTAGATTTATTTTTGCTTCTGCTGAATATACAACCAGGCCGCCTTTGAAGTATTTTGAACTGCCGGGAATATCAGTCAACATATCAGCAAGTAGTCCTCCGCTGCATGATTCTGCGGTAGAAACAGTCATATTTTGATCAGTTAATAATTTTGCAACCGTCCCAACCAGAGTATCATCATCGCAACCATAAATGTAATTGCCAAGCACCTCTCTTAACTGAGATTCAACCTCCGCTATCGAAACATTTGCAATTTCAGGAAGCCCTTTTCCTTTAATCTGAAGATTAACCTCATACCCCCTGGCTACATATGATATGTCTGAAAGCTTTTCTGATCCGGCAGCCTTAATTATTTCCTCCAGCATTGATTCGCCTATACCGGCGCATTTAAGTGTTTTTACTTTTTCCACATTTCCGCAATTACGTTTTACAAGTTCCGGTATTACATAATGATCGAACATGATCTGAAGCTCTGTTGGAGGACCGGGAAGTAACACGATCATCTTTCCATTATCGTATTCCAGAAGTAATCCGGGAGCAGTCCCTCTCGAATTTTCAAGCAGCCTGCTACCATCGAGAACCATCGCCTGTTTACGATTATTTTCCGTCATTTTAAACTTACGATCCTGAAAGAATTTTTCCAACCTTGCTAGCCATTTTTTATCCAGATGCATACTCAATTTAAGTGTTTCCGCGACAGCCTCTCTGGTCAGATCATCATCGGTTGGCCCCAGTCCACCGGTAATTACTATTACTTCACTGGATTCAAGTGCTCTCTTCAGGGCACTGCTGATCGCTTCCATATTATCAGCTACAACACAGCTTTCGCGGACTGAAATACCGATTGACCACAAACGACGTGATAAAAACCCTGCATTGGTGTTTTCTATAAGTCCGGTCAAAATTTCATTGCCTACACAAATTATATCTGCTCTCATTCTCATTCACCTCTAAACATCAAGGAAAGGGCTATCAATGATCATTGGATTAACAGCAAGCAAATTATAAGATGAAGCTGCGGCTATTTCAGCCCGGATCCATGTCCCCGCTTCAAGTTTTCCCTGGTATCGAAAATATGTTATTCCGTCAACTTCCGGAGCCTGCATTTCAGTCCTACCTGCATACCAGTCTTTATTACCGGTTAAAGGTCTGTCAACCAGGATTGTCATTTTTTTACCTATCTGATTTTGATTGATTTTAAATGATATATCTTGTTGTTTTGCCATCAGGCGCTCCAATCTTTTTTTCGACACGCGTAAGGGAACCTGGCCGGTCATTTCATAGGCGGTAGTGCCTTTTTGCACAGAATAGGTAAAAGCGCCCAGATTGTTGAATGGGTAAAGTTCCAAAAAAGAAAGCAGTTCCCTGAAATCCCGGAGATTCTCGCCGGGAAAGCCGACCATACAGGTAGTTCTAAGTGATATCCCGGGTATTTTCTCCTTCAGCCGGTTAATCAGCTTACAGAGAGTTTCCCGATCGTAAGAGCGCCCCATAAGTTTCAATACCTTGCTGGACGCATGTTGAATGGGTAAATCAATATATCGACATATTCTCTTTTCAGATGCTATAAGTTCAATCAGTTTATGATCAATTCTTGAAGGATATGCATACATTATACGCAGCCAGAATTCTTGATCAATATCCATTATCTTCTTAACTAAACCTGGTAGATCCAGACCTTCGCTGGCATATGCTGTCGTGTCCTGGGCAATTAGATTAATCTCGCGTGATCCAAAACTTAATAAGTTTTTTATCTCCTCGACAATTTCTGAAGCTGATTTGCTACGCTGAGGACCCCGGATAGTTGGAATAAGGCAGTAATTACAGTAGTTGCTGCACCCCTCTGAGATTTTTACAAAGGCACTGTGAACAGGTGTAGTCAATGCTCGGGGGGCAAAGGAACAATATGAATTAGCAGGCTTCAATTTCACGGCTGTCCGAATACCTGCTTCGATCATCCTGATCAATAAATCAAGCTTTGAATAGCTGTGAACCCCGATTGCCCCATCGATTTCCGGTATTTTTTTTAATATATCAATTCCGAATATTTCAACCAGACAACCGGCTGCTATAACGATTGGATTTTTTTCATTTTTCACTTCTTCTGCTATGCCAATCAGCGTATTAACAGACTCTTGCTGTGCATCTTCAATAAAACTGCAGGTGTTGATAATAATTATATCTGCTGACTGCCTGTCATCAGTAAGTATATAACCTTTTCCGGAAAGATGTCCCAGTATCTCTTCAGTATCTATCCTGTTCTTTGTGCAACCGAGTGATAGTGCAGCTAATTTTCGAATTTTACGTTTTTTTAGTCGGCTATTTTTCGTTATTATTTGATCTGCTTTTTCCCTGAGGTCCATTATTCCCTCTATTCGTTTTTATTCTTAAAATCCTCGCATATTATTGACGCCTGATCCTGAGTTATCAGTACCTCTCTTGGCTTACTACCTTCAAAGGGACCGACAACTCCTCTTCGTTCGAGATCATCAATTAATCGGGCTGCTCTTGTATATCCAATCCTGAATCTTCTCTGAAGAAGAGAAATCGAAGCCTGCCCCGTGCGGACAACCAGATCTACCGCTTCTGCAAACAATGCATCCATTTCATCATCTTCAGTTTCTTCTGCAGGTTCCATAAATGCACTGCCTTCCTCGTAATCGACTAATCCCTGCTCCTTGATAAAATCTGTAATTCTTTTAACCTCAGCTTCACTTACATATGCACCCTGAACCCTGAAAGGTTTAACTGCACCTACCGGATAGAACAACATGTCTCCGCGTCCTAACAATTTTTCAGCACCAGCCATATCCAAAATTGTTCTGGAATCAAACTGTGAAGAAACAGTAAAGGCGATTCTGGAAGTTATATTTGCCTTGATAATACCGGTTAAAACATCAACTGAAGGCCTTTGTGTGGCCACAACCAAATGTATCCCGGATGCTCTGGACATCTGGGCCAGTCGTGCTATAGCATCCTCAACCTCTCCCGGTGAAACAAGCATCAGGTCAGCCAGTTCATCAATTATTACAACAATAAAGGGCAGCTGTTCCAGATCTTCTTCTTCGGCCGAAAGCTCATTATAAGCCCCGATATCCCTGACTCCCAGCTTGGCAAATAGATCGTAGCGTCTCCCCATTTCTCTGACCATGTTTCTTAGAGCAAGAGAAGCCTTTCTTGGGTCCGTTAAAACCGGCATTAGAAGATGTGGTATGCCATTGTAAACACTTAACTCGACAACTTTGGGATCGATCATCATGAAGCGGACATGATCCGGCCCTGCTTTATAAAGTATACTCATAATCAATGTATTCAGGCAGACACTTTTCCCCGCTCCAGTTGAACCGGCAATTAAGAGGTGAGGCATTTTTGTCAGGTCGGATATTACCGGAATCCCGGTTATATCTTTTCCTAAACCGATTGTCAATGGTGAAGGGCTGGCCTTAAAAGCGCTTTCCTCTATGACTTCCCGGGCATATACCAGTGAAATAACCTTGTTTGGCACTTCGATGCCCAGCGCTGCCTTGCCCGGTATTGGAGCTTCAATTCTAACCAGTGGTGCAGCCAGATTTAATGCCAGATCATCGGAAAGGCTGATTATTTTACTTACCTTTACCCCTGCTTCCGGCTGAACCTCAAACCTGGTTACCGTCGGCCCTGATTGAACATGGATCACTTTGGCTCTGACACCAAAGCTTAGCAGTGTATTTTCAAGCAGCCTGGCTCTATCTTTGCTGCTTTTCAGGTAATGCTTTTCTCCATTTA from Bacillota bacterium includes the following:
- a CDS encoding sodium ion-translocating decarboxylase subunit beta, giving the protein MIDLLIEFLSTTGFLNIQINDVIMIIIAGILLYLGIVKKYEPLLLVPISFGILLVNLPLGNLMAPAVDQQLGGLLYYLSLGLELGIYPPLIFLGVGALTDFGPLIANPITLLLGAAAQFGIFLTFVGAFYLGFTAQQAGAIGIIGGADGPTAIFIATRLAPELLGSIAIAAYSYMALVPVIQPPIMRMLTSKKERQIVMKQLRPVSKTEKIMFPIIVIIITGLLLPAALPLLGMLMFGNLLRESGVTERLSKAAQNELNNIVVIFLGLTVGAKATAAYFLTPDTIKIILLGLVAFAFGTAAGVLMGKLLNVITKGNINPLIGSAGVSAVPMAARVSQTVGKRENPNNYLLMHAMGPNVAGVIGSAVAAGILLSILN
- a CDS encoding biotin/lipoyl-containing protein, with the protein product MKKFKVTVDGHTYLVEVEETEVTAEQKTVGTSEEEIAAKPVVTPAPMIEKENPVSESKEKDLLQPAAGNGLEVKAPMPGSVLDVPVQVGDKVSEGDILLILEAMKMENELTAPQNGTVSAVLVKKGDTVNSGDPLIMLS
- a CDS encoding OadG family protein; this translates as MEKLNFAMQVMVVGFMVVMVILFLLYGILSMFSKVFNQQGKSKPERVVSGGDISAQLLKNVGDDEGRRVAAIIGAVYQYLQYDKALKFKKPITVAVKSGWSGSTTSWKINGRKELMDSNLMIDQMRRSKKREKI
- a CDS encoding PHP domain-containing protein — encoded protein: MHNTNKTIDLHMHSNYSDGLFTPTELITIVAKSGIKAVALTDHDSIEGLKEAAEAVSAAKIEFVPGVEISVIENDTEIHLLGYYPEKLKILNDALVLLREERLRRMDIIIERLQKMKFNLSKGDIEREAGAAAPGRLHLARVMLNKRYVQNLEEAFSLYLGWNRPAYYERKTLSTAETMSLLKESGAVKVIAHPGEKCIDRIKYLIKLGLDGIEVYHPDHGRSMIQYYSKVAAANNLIITGGSDFHGESRDKPAYPKHFAIDYEFYRKLKEAAGK
- a CDS encoding stage V sporulation protein S, with product MEVLKVSAKSNPNSVAGALAGVLRERGGAEIQTIGAGALNQAVKAVAIARGFVAPGGIDLICIPAFTDIEIDGEERTAIKLIIEPR
- a CDS encoding TIGR00282 family metallophosphoesterase — encoded protein: MRILFIGDIVGKPARNYLANHLQKIISKNEIDLVIANGENAAGGAGITEKVYAELIDMGIDLITGGNHTWDRKDIYNILEREEGLIRPANLPTNTTPGRGAAVLIKENVKIGVINLIGRVFMNPADCPFRAAEREIKNLKKETNLIIVDFHAEATSEKQAMGWYLDGKVSAVLGTHSHVQTADCRILNRGTAFISDVGMVGKYDSILGVDIEGALQRFITRLPHKLEISEGKVLFNAVIIDLDIGSGKALEIKPISEIF
- the rny gene encoding ribonuclease Y; amino-acid sequence: MQESILMSLAALVIGIAGGYFIRKLIAEAKISSAESAAKKIVEEADEKANALKREKELEAKEEAHRLRNEIEKESKERRAELQRLERRLLQKEEGLDRKISNMERKEEELRTKEEENNTVRVQLEEIHQKQLAELERVSGMTSEDAKELLMQRVKEEIEHELLMMVRDLENQAKAEGDKKAREIVTLAIQRCAADHVSESTVSVVSLPNDEMKGRIIGREGRNIRALETLTGIDLIIDDTPEAVIISGFDPIRREVARLSLEKLVSDGRIHPARIEEIVEKTRKEVDAQIKEEGERATFETRVHGLHPEIVNLLGKLRFRTSYGQNVLQHSIEVAHLAGIMAAELGLDVTFAKRAGLLHDIGKAIDHETEGSHVFIGAELAKKYKESPGIINAIAAHHGDTDFHTLEAVLIQSADAISAVRPGARRETLEAYIKRLENLENIADSFDGVEKAYAIHAGREIRIMVKPDRIDDYKSIQVARDIVKKIESELEYPGQIKVTVIRETRAVDYAK
- a CDS encoding regulatory protein RecX; translated protein: MTALEDQVIFKKALNQVLRYLTYRARSRKEVVDYLKKKGYSAVLIEKTVKKIEEFGYIDDDKFTREFINYRKSKGQGINRVRYELKQKGIDRYLLEEKIEEMFDYEEDLARAKELLDRRRNTTGREEDRESSFSKEVSFLKRRGFQDGVILDAVKYKNY
- the recA gene encoding recombinase RecA, yielding MEKEKALEAALVQIEKQFGKGSVMKLGQDARQDIGIIPTGSLSLDVALGVGGMPRGRVIEIFGPESSGKTTVALHVIAEAQKLGGYAAFIDAEHALDPQYATNLGVNLDELLVSQPDTGEQALEIAEALVRSGAIDILVIDSVAALVPRAEIEGEMGDAHVGLQARLMSQALRKLSGVISKSRTCAVFINQIREKVGVMFGNPEVTPGGRALKFYSSVRLDVRRIESLKIGSDQIIGNRTRVKVVKNKVAPPFKIAEFDILYGTGISAEGSIIDLGLEHNVITKSGAWYSYGEERLGQGKENVRDYLKENTSIRKEIEQKVRELAGLPVTIAESNGKDNNDVKQPDKD
- the thpR gene encoding RNA 2',3'-cyclic phosphodiesterase — its product is MNSPGNGVLRLFIAVDLSDKQKHEVLNMQHRASEYLEGIKWVKPEGMHLTLKFIGETEEHKITEIKSAMDKAFMNYEPIETVFGGCGVFPNLSRARIFWVDVSRGKEALNRLASSIDSELILYGFEPEKRDYRPHLTIGRARYPLPDKLVKIFLEQEEYFESPPNNICEVILYQSRLTKHGAVYNRLYSSQLGE